A DNA window from Branchiostoma lanceolatum isolate klBraLanc5 chromosome 17, klBraLanc5.hap2, whole genome shotgun sequence contains the following coding sequences:
- the LOC136423143 gene encoding melanopsin-like: protein MDVRNVSNRLFFGDNHREDNVSSAEVVDAPSASAQTVFGVVILLAGLTGTLGNGLALQALYACKALRNPKHYLVVNLCLTNGLLCVVYCPITVWASFAHTWTFGEFGRDLVGFSVSVMTLVLMTTQLAIAVQRLTVAFNPLAAATAITHGKMLTSVAATWLYSILLMLPPLLGWNRFIIDQTGVSVMFDYIAVDDLSRAYVFALLLCAFALPLLGIVCCYSYIFVAVRRSRQNAKVPASELTCKRDTKTAVVSLGLSALFCVSWAPYAMVVLLSLCNITVPVTYVMVAAAIAKCASSIDPMMFALSLPVVRQFYKERLGKYLSGKSVKIRVSV, encoded by the exons ATGGACGTCAGAAACGTTTCCAACCGCTTATTTTTCGGAGACAATCACCGAGAGGACAATGTTTCCTCGGCGGAGGTTGTTGACGCGCCGTCCGCCAGTGCTCAGACCGTGTTCGGGGTGGTCATTCTCCTGGCTGGGCTAACCGGGACCCTCGGAAACGGTCTGGCTCTTCAAGCTTTATACGC GTGTAAAGCTTTGCGGAATCCGAAGCACTACCTGGTGGTAAACCTGTGCCTGACAAACGGCCTGCTGTGCGTGGTGTACTGTCCCATCACTGTCTGGGCAAGCTTCGCACACACATGGACCTTTGGAGAATTCG GTCGCGATCTAGTCGGCTTCAGTGTCAGTGTGATGACCCTAGTGCTGATGACCACCCAACTCGCCATAGCCGTGCAGCGACTCACCGTGGCCTTCAACCCACTCGCCGCTGCAACAGCCATCACACACGGCAAGATGCTGACGTCTGTAGCTGCTACTTGGCTCTACTCCATCCTCCTCATGCTGCCTCCTCTCTTAGGGTGGAACAGATTCATCATAGATCAAACCGGCGTTAGTGTCATGTTTGACTACATAGCTGTTGACGACCTGTCAAGAGCATACGTCTTTGCTTTGTTACTGTGCGCCTTTGCGCTTCCGTTACTTGGTATAGTCTGTTGTTATAGCTATATTTTTGTGGCCGTTAGAAGGTCCAGGCAGAATGCGAAAGTGCCGGCATCAGAGTTGACTTGTAAAAGGGACACAAAGACCGCGGTTGTCTCGCTAGGACTCTCAGCCTTGTTCTGTGTAAGCTGGGCGCCATATGCTATGGTGGTCCTCCTAAGTCTGTGCAACATCACGGTTCCTGTCACGTATGTCATGGTAGCTGCAGCCATAGCGAAGTGTGCGTCCTCCATAGATCCAATGATGTTTGCGTTGTCGCTACCTGTGGTCCGACAGTTTTACAAAGAAAGACTGGGAAAATATCTCAGTGGCAAATCTGTGAAAATCAGGGTTTCAGTTTAA
- the LOC136423142 gene encoding galactose-3-O-sulfotransferase 3-like yields MRNSKDIVMKSPKRTLGIILLVIVGIFTYTTFNRPVEKGARNRHHGGATQHGEAVLRSHHKHHRHEDADYEIKPPWEEEEEEDSSNSTMEYTTIHPTTGPEIDRDGCKPRHNIAFIKVHRSGSSTVQNIFLRYAYDHDLVVGLPRMPESPWVGCRSVIKDSDVMELAPGVKWNIFAHHSTYNKTNFDRFMHPGTEFVGILRKPINRLRSVFYALRLEQYFPGLEGKENDTGLMKYLRDPAHWDKVFSHPATCFEHDACVQDCMAKDLGLPPGELDGQAIDTFIHKIGKDFTLLLILEHINWSLVLLKRRMCWQMEDILYWVADEDDMTNYEEKEHFTEKMVAKYKRSSRIDYHLYEHFNASLWRQISLEGRDFYEEVWEFERILKIVNERCQEDDGKFKIVGGTDYSKEIYITWSLCTKLKFNRLTWDENLRGMQKIHYGNVEEKKDFGDRWADIKEH; encoded by the exons ATGCGAAACTCCAAAGATATCGTCATGAAGAGTCCGAAGAGAACACTGGGGATCATACTCCTTGTCATCGTCGGTATTTTTACCTACACGACGTTCAACCGGCCGGTGGAGAAGGGAGCACGGAACCGCCACCATGGCGGGGCTACGCAACATGGCGAGGCCGTGCTAAGGTCTCACCACAAACATCACAGACATGAGGACGCCGATTACGAGATCAAACCGCCGtgggaagaagaggaagaagaggataGCAGCAACAGCACGATGGAATACACAACCATTCATCCCACTACAGG CCCTGAAATAGACCGTGATGGTTGCAAGCCGCGCCACAACATTGCCTTCATCAAGGTCCACAGAAGCGGGTCCTCCACCGTACAGAACATCTTCCTCCGGTACGCCTATGACCATGACCTCGTCGTCGGCCTACCGCGCATGCCCGAGTCGCCATGGGTCGGGTGCAGGAGCGTCATCAAGGACAGTGACGTCATGGAGCTGGCTCCAGGGGTGAAGTGGAACATCTTCGCCCACCACAGCACCTACAACAAGACCAACTTCGACCGCTTCATGCACCCCGGCACGGAGTTCGTGGGCATTCTGAGAAAGCCTATCAACCGCCTGAGGTCCGTGTTCTACGCACTGCGCCTGGAGCAGTACTTCCCGGGTCTCGAGGGGAAAGAGAACGATACCGGACTGATGAAGTACCTCAGAGATCCGGCACACTGGGACAAGGTGTTCAGCCACCCTGCGACCTGTTTCGAGCACGACGCCTGCGTCCAGGACTGCATGGCGAAGGACTTGGGACTGCCGCCTGGCGAGCTGGACGGGCAAGCCATCGACACGTTCATCCACAAGATCGGCAAGGACTTCACCCTCCTTCTGATCCTGGAGCACATCAACTGGTCCCTGGTCCTCCTGAAGAGGAGGATGTGCTGGCAGATGGAGGACATCCTCTACTGGGTCGCTGACGAGGACGACATGACCAACTACGAGGAGAAGGAACACTTCACGGAAAAGATGGTCGCCAAGTACAAGCGGTCCAGCCGCATCGACTACCACCTGTACGAGCACTTCAACGCCTCACTGTGGCGTCAGATCAGCTTGGAAGGTCGGGACTTCTATGAGGAGGTCTGGGAGTTTGAGCGAATCTTAAAGATAGTGAACGAGCGGTGCCAAGAAGATGATGGGAAGTTCAAGATCGTGGGAGGGACAGATTATAGCAAGGAGATCTACATAACCTGGAGCCTTTGCACCAAGCTGAAGTTTAACCGGTTAACCTGGGATGAGAACCTCAGAGGGATGCAAAAGATTCACTACGGGAATGTAGAGGAAAAGAAAGACTTTGGTGACCGCTGGGCTGACATAAAAGAACACTAA
- the LOC136423148 gene encoding galactose-3-O-sulfotransferase 2-like, with protein MEFGGLRTIKTCLAVLILLSGTVCLLLQYVGLESGTFWRQLRKGRKGIYSSMTRVQGQLDFSERHSPGSPGANGSIACTPHDNVAFIKVYKCGSSTLQSFFLRYAHQHDLIPALPRRGDFPSIGCGTVIKENNVLQLPGNPKWNIFAHHFIFNKTVFDRFMHPDTRFVAILRNPIARLNSVFDYFKMWKFFKNMTETGPGGQSAIMTYLQDPSGWDKVFVGRHRRCYAGRCVKNCMARDLGYNSLDTATEFVSKVDKQFSMILILEHLNHSLVLLKRKMCWSLNDIIYDVGRRQRERKGNTSLPITNEMKARYRESSPVDHALYDHFKRSLWQQIRLEGASFLEELSHFQQVLDDISVFCHEQKEKGRQMIIPASRWNEPITMSGHTCYLLTWQRTNWDMIIRRRLLKRFGIKKG; from the exons ATGGAATTCGGAGGCCTTAGGACCATCAAAACATGTCTCGCAGTGCTCATTCTCCTGTCAGGGACGGTCTGTCTTCTGCTCCAATATGTCGGGCTGGAATCCGGAACTTTTTGGCGCCAGTTACGAAAAGGAAGGAAAGGAATTTATTCGTCGATGACCCGTGTTCAGGGACAGTTGGACTTCTCAGAAAGGCACAGTCCTGG ATCTCCAGGCGCCAACGGCAGCATTGCCTGCACTCCTCACGACAACGTGGCCTTCATCAAGGTGTACAAGTGCGGCTCCTCCACGCTGCAGTCCTTCTTCCTCCGCTACGCCCACCAGCACGACCTCATCCCAGCCCTTCCCAGACGAGGAGACTTCCCCAGCATCGGCTGCGGGACAGTCATCAAGGAGAACAACGTCTTGCAGCTTCCTGGAAATCCCAAGTGGAACATCTTCGCCCATCACTTCATCTTCAACAAAACCGTCTTCGACCGCTTCATGCACCCGGATACCAGATTCGTCGCCATCTTGAGAAACCCCATCGCCAGACTGAACTCCGTTTTTGACTACTTTAAGATGTGGAAATTCTTCAAGAATATGACTGAAACTGGCCCCGGTGGACAATCTGCTATAATGACGTATCTGCAGGATCCTAGTGGATGGGATAAGGTGTTTGTCGGACGTCACAGGAGGTGTTACGCCGGGAGGTGTGTGAAAAACTGCATGGCTAGGGACCTAGGATACAACTCACTGGACACGGCAACCGAGTTTGTGAGCAAGGTGGATAAacagttttccatgatattgATACTGGAACATCTTAATCATTCGCTGGTTCTTTTAAAGAGAAAAATGTGTTGGTCTCTTAACGACATAATCTACGATGTGGGCAGGAGACAACGGGAAAGAAAGGGGAACACGTCTCTTCCGATCACGAACGAAATGAAAGCAAGGTACAGGGAGTCCAGTCCTGTAGACCACGCACTCTACGACCATTTCAAACGATCCTTGTGGCAGCAAATTCGACTTGAAGGAGCGAGTTTTCTCGAGGAGCTCAGTCACTTCCAGCAGGTTTTGGACGATATCTCTGTTTTCTGCCACGAACAGAAAGAAAAAGGGCGACAGATGATTATTCCCGCGTCAAGATGGAACGAGCCGATCACCATGTCCGGACATACCTGCTACCTTCTGACGTGGCAGAGGACCAATTGGGACATGATTATACGCAGAAGACTGCTTAAACGTTTCGGAATAAAGAAAGGATGa
- the LOC136422510 gene encoding uncharacterized protein — translation MAWSVAANIRQRGHGSRSGSGNSSRERKQESDQQNITYQQRMGATPAGYQQPKTSPSRQHSGQHSGQHSGQHSGQHSGQHSGQHSGQHSGQHSGQHSGQHSGQHSGQHSGQHSGQHPGQHSGQHSGQHSGQHSGQHTRCSGESRERVRRGGSPPTQPKDDGHGRVRKVSRGSPVRMNRPPPTGAEHAQMSRSLPHEYMRHFPQDAMRRQEEHAQSARRSPQEHHRRYRPSPDTSPRLKTRSSPEKHSSRQTQLGQDGEKDRRQRKSYNTSV, via the exons ATGGCGTGGTCTGTGGCGGCGAACATCCGCCAGCGCGGCCACGGGAGTCGCAGCGGCAGCGGGAACTCCTCGCGCGAGAGGAAACAGGAGAGCGACCAGCAGAACATCACGTACCAGCAGCGCATGGGCGCCACTCCCGCGGGCTATCAGCAGCCTAAAACCAGCCCGTCACGACAGCACTCCGGACAGCACTCCGGACAGCACTCCGGACAGCACTCCGGACAGCACTCCGGACAGCACTCCGGGCAGCATTCCGGACAGCATTCCGGACAGCATTCCGGGCAGCATTCCGGACAGCATTCCGGACAGCATTCCGGGCAGCACTCCGGACAGCATTCCGGACAGCACCCCGGACAACATTCCGGACAGCACTCCGGACAGCACTCCGGACAGCACTCCGGACAGCACACCAGATGTAGCGGAG AGAGCCGAGAGAGGGTCAGGAGGGGAGGTTCACCTCCAACACAACCAAAG GACGATGGACacggtagagtgaggaaagtctccAGAGGTAGTCCCGTCAGAATGAACCGACCCCCTCCAAcgggcgccgaacatgcgcagATGTCCAGAAGCCTTCCCCACGAGTACATGCGTCACTTCCCCCAGGATGCCATGCGGCGGCAGGAGGAGCATGCGCAGAGCGCGAGACGTTCGCCGCAGGAACACCACCGGCGGTACCGACCCTCGCCGGACACCTCCCCCCGACTCAAGACCAGATCCTCTCCGGAAAAACACTCCTCAAGACAGACTCAATTGGGGCAAGACGGCGAGAAGGATAGAAGGCAGAGGAAAAGCTACAACACAAGTGTATGA